The following coding sequences are from one Streptomyces sp. NBC_01485 window:
- a CDS encoding ABC transporter permease, with translation MTATTTPYSELKAPTTARRLLTAPTTGPLAALLLACAFFSFSSDQFLTGGNFSLIVQQVMVVGILAIGQTLIILTAGIDLSCGAVMAFGSIVIAKMAAEGSVPPLVAIALGLVVCGGFGLLNGLLVQKIPLPPFIVTLGMLNVAFALTHIYSEEQTVTDLPGPLTALGETFPLGHTDITYGSLVTIALFLLLAYALSNTGWGRHVYALGNSAEAARLNGIRTSRLTIGIYTVAGLLYGIAALLLISRTGVGDPQAGQTDNLDSITAVVLGGTSLFGGRGSVLGTFIGVLIVGVFRNGLQLMGVASIYQTLITGVLVILAVTVDQLSRKKAR, from the coding sequence ATGACAGCCACGACAACGCCGTACTCGGAGCTCAAGGCACCGACCACGGCCCGCAGACTGCTCACGGCGCCGACCACCGGACCCCTGGCAGCCCTCCTCCTGGCCTGCGCCTTCTTCTCCTTCTCGAGCGACCAGTTCCTGACCGGCGGGAACTTCTCGCTGATCGTGCAGCAGGTCATGGTCGTGGGCATCCTCGCCATCGGACAGACCCTGATCATTCTCACGGCGGGGATCGACCTGTCGTGCGGGGCCGTGATGGCGTTCGGCAGCATCGTGATCGCCAAGATGGCGGCCGAGGGATCCGTACCGCCGCTCGTCGCGATCGCGCTGGGCCTGGTCGTCTGCGGCGGATTCGGGCTGCTCAACGGGCTGCTGGTGCAGAAGATCCCGCTGCCGCCGTTCATCGTCACCCTCGGCATGCTCAACGTGGCGTTCGCGCTGACCCACATCTACTCCGAGGAGCAGACGGTCACCGACCTGCCCGGCCCGCTGACGGCCCTCGGGGAGACCTTCCCGCTGGGCCACACGGACATCACGTACGGCTCCCTCGTCACCATCGCCCTGTTCCTCCTCCTCGCCTACGCGCTGAGCAACACCGGCTGGGGCCGGCACGTGTACGCCCTGGGCAACAGCGCCGAGGCCGCCCGGCTGAACGGCATCCGTACCTCCCGCCTCACCATCGGCATCTACACCGTCGCCGGTCTGCTGTACGGCATCGCCGCCCTGCTGCTCATCTCCCGCACCGGAGTCGGCGACCCGCAGGCGGGGCAGACCGACAACCTCGACAGCATCACCGCCGTGGTCCTCGGCGGCACCAGCCTCTTCGGCGGACGCGGCTCGGTCCTGGGCACCTTCATCGGCGTCCTCATCGTCGGTGTGTTCCGCAACGGCCTCCAGCTGATGGGCGTCGCCTCCATCTACCAGACCCTGATCACCGGCGTCCTGGTGATCCTCGCGGTGACCGTCGACCAGCTCTCCCGGAAGAAGGCCCGATGA
- a CDS encoding LacI family DNA-binding transcriptional regulator, whose product MTVSITDVARAAGVSASTVSRALRGRQGVSDEVRAQITAVAAQLGYTASRSASSLASGRTFTIGVVVPYVGRWFFGTVLDAAEHVFSAAGYDVLLYNLGSPETRKRFFTGMPVRKRVDAVLSLLIPDEEESAALRSLGVPLASTVGGARPGFTVVGIDDRAGTESAVRHLVNLGHRRIGMISGSSGPQHWTTPIARRQAYLDVLADAGIEHDPALEADGDYTVEGGERAMTELLAASRPPTAVFAQSDEMAMGALRALRRHRLKVPDDVSVVGFDDHELADVIGLTTVAQPVAGQGAEAARLLLRQLDEPGTEVPGHVQMPIRLVLRETTAPPRPRGPQ is encoded by the coding sequence GTGACCGTCAGCATCACCGATGTCGCCCGCGCCGCCGGAGTCTCGGCGTCCACTGTGTCCCGCGCCCTGCGCGGCCGGCAGGGCGTGTCCGACGAGGTGCGCGCCCAGATCACGGCCGTCGCCGCGCAACTCGGCTATACGGCGTCCCGCTCGGCGTCCAGCCTGGCCAGCGGGCGCACCTTCACCATCGGGGTCGTGGTCCCGTACGTGGGCCGCTGGTTCTTCGGCACGGTGCTGGACGCCGCCGAGCACGTGTTCAGTGCCGCCGGGTACGACGTCCTGCTGTACAACCTGGGCTCGCCGGAGACCCGCAAGCGTTTCTTCACCGGGATGCCGGTCCGCAAGCGGGTGGACGCGGTGCTGTCGCTGCTCATTCCCGACGAAGAGGAGTCGGCCGCACTGCGCTCACTCGGGGTGCCGCTGGCCAGCACGGTCGGCGGCGCCCGGCCCGGCTTCACCGTGGTCGGCATCGACGACCGGGCCGGCACGGAGAGCGCCGTACGGCATCTGGTGAACCTCGGCCACCGCCGGATCGGCATGATCAGCGGGTCGAGCGGACCGCAGCACTGGACCACGCCCATCGCGCGACGCCAGGCGTACCTCGACGTACTGGCCGACGCCGGGATCGAGCACGATCCGGCCCTGGAGGCGGACGGCGACTACACCGTCGAGGGCGGCGAGCGGGCCATGACCGAGTTGCTGGCCGCCTCCCGGCCGCCGACGGCCGTGTTCGCGCAGTCCGACGAGATGGCGATGGGTGCGCTGCGGGCCCTGCGGCGACACAGGCTGAAGGTGCCTGACGACGTGTCCGTCGTCGGCTTCGACGATCACGAACTCGCCGACGTGATCGGACTGACCACCGTCGCCCAGCCGGTCGCCGGGCAAGGCGCCGAGGCCGCCCGGCTGCTGCTGCGGCAGCTCGACGAGCCGGGCACCGAGGTGCCCGGGCATGTGCAGATGCCCATCCGTCTCGTCCTGCGCGAGACGACCGCCCCGCCGCGCCCGCGCGGACCCCAGTGA
- a CDS encoding sugar ABC transporter substrate-binding protein, protein MPRTSRLSSSLLRAAAVTGVAALTLTACGSGSGSGSGSGSSSSGSGSGSGSGEAKVGLITKTDTNPFFVKMKEGAEKAAKENGAQLSTAAGKFDGDNAGQVTAIENMVAAGVKGILITPSDSKAIVPAIQKARDKGVLVIALDTPTDPESAVDALFATDNLKAGQLIGEYAKAAMKGKTAKIAALDLAPGVSVGVQRHNGFLKGFGATDKDVVCAQDTGGDQAKGQTAMENCLQKEPDINVVYTINEPAALGAYTALKAKGREKDVLIVSVDGGCTGTQAVKDGKIAATSQQYPLKMAAEGVKAVVTYAKGGKKASGYTDTGVTLITDKAQTGVTSKDTAYGLENCWG, encoded by the coding sequence ATGCCTCGCACCAGTCGCCTGTCCTCGTCCCTCCTCCGAGCCGCCGCGGTCACGGGCGTCGCGGCACTCACCCTGACGGCCTGCGGGTCCGGTTCCGGGTCCGGGTCCGGGTCCGGATCGTCGAGTTCCGGCTCCGGCTCCGGCTCGGGCTCGGGCGAGGCGAAAGTCGGTCTGATCACCAAGACCGACACCAACCCGTTCTTCGTGAAGATGAAGGAGGGCGCGGAGAAGGCCGCCAAGGAGAACGGTGCCCAACTGTCCACCGCGGCAGGCAAGTTCGACGGGGACAACGCCGGGCAGGTCACCGCCATCGAGAACATGGTCGCCGCCGGGGTGAAGGGCATCCTGATCACCCCGAGCGACTCCAAGGCGATCGTGCCCGCGATCCAGAAGGCCCGTGACAAGGGTGTTCTGGTCATCGCGCTGGACACGCCGACCGATCCGGAGAGCGCGGTCGACGCTCTCTTCGCCACCGACAACCTCAAGGCCGGCCAGCTGATCGGCGAGTACGCCAAGGCCGCCATGAAGGGCAAGACGGCGAAGATAGCCGCCCTCGACCTGGCGCCGGGCGTCTCCGTCGGCGTCCAGCGGCACAACGGTTTCCTGAAGGGCTTCGGCGCCACCGACAAGGACGTCGTGTGCGCCCAGGACACCGGTGGCGACCAGGCCAAGGGCCAGACGGCGATGGAGAACTGTCTCCAGAAGGAGCCCGACATCAACGTCGTCTACACCATCAACGAACCGGCGGCCCTGGGCGCGTACACCGCGCTGAAGGCCAAGGGCCGGGAGAAGGACGTCCTGATCGTCTCCGTCGACGGCGGCTGCACCGGCACCCAGGCCGTCAAGGACGGCAAGATCGCCGCGACTTCGCAGCAGTACCCGCTGAAGATGGCCGCCGAGGGCGTCAAGGCGGTCGTGACGTACGCCAAGGGCGGCAAGAAGGCGTCCGGTTACACCGACACCGGCGTCACGCTGATCACCGACAAGGCGCAGACCGGGGTCACGTCGAAGGACACCGCCTACGGCCTGGAGAACTGCTGGGGCTGA
- a CDS encoding carbohydrate ABC transporter permease: protein MATTTTTRAPRRRLRLRRIGDYAVLSVLAFAFVLPVLYLLLGSLKPSDEVLNGLSGFLPTHLSFDNYAHVLDALNSDSTGYFWRFMGISLLVAFVVVTGGLFVNSMAAYGMSRLKWRGREAVFTLVLLLMLVPFESVAVPLFYMFNEQRNTVYVQAIPFVANAFSIYQFHTFFRSIPPSIEEAARLDGAGPWRTFFAIIVPMSKPVFASVAILTFLTQWGAFLWPVLMVSDPSVRPLPLEMSVFQGQQPPDWGQILAFGVLLVLPVLIVFSFFQRWFVQGVASSAVKG from the coding sequence ATGGCCACGACCACGACCACCCGCGCGCCACGCCGTCGGCTGCGCCTGCGTCGCATCGGCGACTACGCCGTCCTCAGTGTGCTCGCCTTCGCCTTCGTCCTGCCGGTCCTGTATCTACTCCTCGGCAGTCTCAAGCCCTCCGACGAAGTACTGAACGGCCTGAGCGGTTTCCTCCCCACCCACCTGTCCTTCGACAACTACGCGCACGTCCTCGACGCCCTGAACTCCGACAGCACCGGCTACTTCTGGCGCTTCATGGGCATCTCGCTGCTCGTGGCGTTCGTGGTCGTGACCGGCGGTCTGTTCGTCAACTCGATGGCCGCGTACGGCATGTCACGGCTGAAGTGGCGGGGCAGGGAGGCGGTCTTCACGCTCGTCCTGCTGCTGATGCTGGTCCCGTTCGAGTCGGTGGCGGTGCCGCTGTTCTACATGTTCAACGAGCAGCGCAACACCGTCTATGTCCAGGCGATCCCGTTCGTCGCCAACGCCTTCTCGATCTACCAGTTCCACACGTTCTTCCGCTCGATCCCGCCGAGCATCGAGGAGGCCGCCCGGTTGGACGGCGCGGGCCCGTGGCGCACCTTCTTCGCGATCATCGTCCCGATGAGCAAACCGGTCTTCGCCTCCGTCGCGATCCTGACCTTCCTCACGCAGTGGGGCGCCTTCCTGTGGCCGGTCCTGATGGTCTCCGACCCCTCCGTCCGCCCCCTCCCTCTGGAGATGAGCGTCTTCCAGGGCCAACAGCCCCCGGACTGGGGCCAGATCCTCGCCTTCGGCGTCCTTCTCGTCCTGCCCGTCCTGATCGTCTTCTCGTTCTTCCAACGCTGGTTCGTCCAAGGCGTCGCCAGCTCCGCCGTCAAGGGCTGA
- a CDS encoding ATP-binding cassette domain-containing protein, producing MTATSSPTPVLQARGLVKRYGQVTAIDGADFDLLPGEVLAVIGDNGAGKTSLIKALTGAVTPDAGEIRLGGEPIAFSGPQSARAHGIETVYQDLAVAASMDIASNMFLGRELRRPGVLGSVFRMLDKKRMRQEAAEHMADLKIGLRSLTQSVETLSGGQRQAVAVARSVAWASSVVVMDEPTAALGVKESGQVLDLIRRVRDKGMPVVLISHNMPHVFEIADRIHVHRLGRRAAVIKPSDYSMAEVVAIMTGALTVDAAGDTVVADSEAAKAAGVQAT from the coding sequence ATGACCGCCACATCCTCCCCCACGCCCGTGCTGCAGGCCCGCGGCCTGGTCAAGCGGTACGGCCAGGTCACCGCCATCGACGGCGCCGACTTCGACCTGCTCCCCGGCGAGGTCCTCGCCGTCATCGGCGACAACGGCGCCGGCAAGACCAGCCTGATCAAGGCCCTCACCGGCGCGGTGACCCCCGACGCGGGCGAGATACGACTGGGCGGCGAGCCCATCGCCTTCTCCGGCCCGCAGAGCGCCCGCGCCCACGGCATCGAGACGGTGTACCAGGACCTCGCCGTGGCCGCCTCCATGGACATCGCCTCCAACATGTTCCTCGGACGGGAGCTGCGCCGCCCCGGCGTCCTCGGCAGCGTCTTCCGCATGCTGGACAAGAAGCGCATGCGTCAGGAGGCCGCCGAGCACATGGCCGACCTGAAGATCGGCCTGCGTTCGCTGACGCAGTCGGTGGAGACGCTCTCCGGCGGACAGCGGCAGGCCGTCGCGGTCGCCCGTTCCGTCGCCTGGGCCAGCAGCGTCGTCGTCATGGACGAACCCACCGCCGCCCTCGGCGTGAAGGAGTCGGGCCAGGTTCTCGACCTGATCCGCCGGGTCCGGGACAAGGGCATGCCGGTCGTTCTGATCAGCCACAACATGCCGCACGTCTTCGAGATCGCCGACCGGATCCACGTCCACCGCCTCGGCCGGCGCGCCGCCGTGATCAAGCCCTCCGACTATTCCATGGCCGAGGTCGTCGCCATCATGACCGGCGCTCTCACCGTCGACGCGGCCGGAGATACTGTCGTAGCGGATTCGGAGGCCGCGAAGGCCGCCGGAGTCCAGGCCACCTGA
- a CDS encoding ABC transporter substrate-binding protein, with translation MSPTSRRYRRTACTGLALVLPLAALAACGGNGGSGGTSADAGSGKGTISVWAHQGQKSEDGALQSAVKSFNSSQSKIKVELKLIPGNDYTKTITATDASQLPDVMEFDGPTMANFVYNKKLAAIDSYVSAKTMSNATAGSKAQGEIDGKHYGLGMYDSGLGVYGNRKLLDAAGVKYPTGLSDDWTADQFTAALKALKAKDSDGKTLDLQENNGYATEWGTYGFAPIVWSAGGSLLKDGKAEGALATPAVVSAMKTFQSWKTYVDPNTDGNAFAKGRVALSWVGHWMYPTYSKALGSDLVVLPLPDFGNGPKTGQGSWAWGIGADTKNAKAAGAFLDYLMNDTDVTAMTTANGAPPATKTALAASPLYKQGGPLRLFADQLAKPCGDSDITKSCVAVTRPVTAGYPTVTAKFSDALNSIYGGADPKSALEKAARAIDQDFSDNAGYKIP, from the coding sequence ATGAGCCCGACCAGCAGAAGGTACCGCCGCACGGCCTGTACGGGCCTCGCCCTCGTCCTGCCCCTCGCCGCCCTGGCCGCCTGCGGCGGCAACGGTGGCAGCGGTGGCACCTCCGCCGACGCGGGCAGCGGCAAGGGCACGATCAGCGTCTGGGCCCATCAGGGCCAGAAGAGCGAGGACGGTGCCCTGCAGAGCGCGGTGAAGTCCTTCAACTCCTCACAGAGCAAGATCAAGGTCGAGCTGAAGCTCATCCCCGGCAACGACTACACCAAGACCATCACCGCCACCGACGCCTCCCAGCTGCCGGACGTGATGGAGTTCGACGGCCCGACCATGGCGAACTTCGTCTACAACAAGAAGCTCGCCGCGATCGACTCCTACGTCTCCGCCAAGACCATGAGCAACGCCACCGCCGGCAGCAAGGCGCAGGGCGAGATCGACGGCAAGCACTACGGCCTGGGCATGTACGACTCCGGGCTCGGTGTCTACGGCAACAGGAAGCTCCTCGACGCGGCCGGGGTGAAATACCCGACGGGCCTCTCCGACGACTGGACGGCGGACCAGTTCACCGCCGCGCTCAAGGCCCTCAAGGCCAAGGACTCCGACGGCAAGACCCTCGACCTCCAGGAGAACAACGGCTACGCCACCGAGTGGGGCACCTACGGCTTCGCCCCGATCGTCTGGTCGGCCGGCGGTTCGCTGCTGAAGGACGGCAAGGCCGAGGGCGCGCTCGCCACGCCGGCCGTGGTCTCGGCCATGAAGACCTTCCAGTCCTGGAAGACCTACGTCGACCCCAACACCGACGGCAACGCCTTCGCCAAGGGCCGCGTCGCGCTGAGCTGGGTCGGCCACTGGATGTACCCCACCTACAGCAAGGCCCTCGGCAGCGACCTCGTCGTCCTTCCCCTGCCCGACTTCGGCAACGGCCCCAAGACGGGCCAGGGATCGTGGGCCTGGGGCATCGGCGCCGACACCAAGAACGCCAAGGCGGCCGGCGCCTTCCTCGACTACCTCATGAACGACACCGACGTCACCGCCATGACGACGGCCAACGGCGCCCCGCCCGCGACGAAGACGGCGCTCGCCGCCAGCCCCCTCTACAAGCAGGGCGGCCCGCTCCGGCTCTTCGCCGACCAGCTCGCCAAGCCCTGCGGCGACAGCGACATCACCAAGTCCTGCGTCGCCGTCACCCGCCCGGTCACCGCCGGATACCCCACGGTCACCGCCAAGTTCAGCGACGCCCTGAACTCGATCTACGGCGGCGCCGACCCGAAGAGCGCCCTGGAGAAGGCCGCCCGCGCCATCGACCAGGACTTCTCCGACAACGCCGGATACAAGATCCCGTAG
- a CDS encoding mucin-1 has translation MRYAPPGLCVNDFALLRDDDGGYAVLHLQGPWTAEFDHLRMETSYGRATSTDLVDWKPEGTAFGNGLPGRFDQQAVWTMHPIRHGTGMAMFYTGVSGLTPEGWPLQSVGLAYSDRTDGTGWRRHGTGPVVEADERWYRTGERMGWRDPFVVRDDESDGWVMVVCAADTSLPVEVSGCVAWATSDDLEHWTVHPPLIAPGDVDELECPVLERLDDGSWLLIGSIGATRGFEAWTAPRLRGPWTRRGPLGPTGSYAPRVIAAPDGSRVVLHTTPRRVDLTDSGERCRGMLAQPKSLVTSDDSAPRLEWWPGLDGWLGEETEEPVLHAVGDLHVTGRVEITLRTDGPGGDGPALVVGCDGRSLRITGPAGAPMGETLLTEPAATLRILTIGEYVEVYADGVFVLTSLCYSGHPAVWTAVAEGRTRAVPVRPVRLPDPDRDDASAIWPGPASI, from the coding sequence ATGCGATACGCCCCGCCCGGCCTCTGCGTGAACGACTTCGCCCTGCTCCGCGACGACGACGGCGGTTACGCGGTGCTGCATCTGCAGGGCCCCTGGACGGCCGAGTTCGACCATCTGCGGATGGAGACCTCCTACGGCCGGGCCACCTCCACCGACCTGGTCGACTGGAAGCCCGAGGGCACCGCCTTCGGCAACGGCCTGCCCGGCCGCTTCGACCAGCAGGCGGTGTGGACCATGCACCCGATCAGGCACGGCACCGGAATGGCGATGTTCTACACGGGCGTCTCCGGACTCACCCCCGAAGGCTGGCCGCTGCAGTCGGTCGGTCTGGCCTACTCCGACCGCACCGACGGCACCGGCTGGCGCCGCCACGGCACCGGGCCCGTCGTCGAGGCGGACGAGCGTTGGTACCGCACCGGCGAACGTATGGGCTGGCGCGACCCGTTCGTCGTACGCGACGACGAGTCGGACGGCTGGGTCATGGTCGTCTGCGCCGCCGACACGTCACTGCCCGTCGAGGTCAGCGGCTGCGTCGCCTGGGCCACCTCCGACGACCTGGAACACTGGACGGTCCACCCGCCGCTCATCGCACCTGGCGATGTCGACGAGTTGGAGTGCCCCGTCCTCGAACGCCTCGACGACGGAAGCTGGTTGCTGATCGGTTCGATCGGCGCGACGCGCGGCTTCGAGGCATGGACCGCACCGCGCCTGAGGGGGCCGTGGACCCGCCGTGGCCCGCTGGGCCCGACCGGCTCGTACGCCCCCCGCGTCATCGCCGCTCCCGACGGCTCACGTGTCGTGCTGCACACCACCCCGCGCCGAGTCGACCTCACGGACTCCGGCGAGCGTTGCCGGGGGATGCTCGCGCAGCCCAAGTCCCTTGTGACGTCGGATGATTCGGCACCCCGCCTGGAGTGGTGGCCGGGCCTGGACGGCTGGCTGGGGGAGGAGACGGAGGAGCCGGTGCTGCATGCGGTCGGCGATCTCCATGTCACCGGGCGGGTCGAGATCACGCTGCGCACCGACGGCCCCGGCGGCGACGGTCCCGCCCTGGTCGTCGGCTGCGACGGCAGGAGCCTCCGGATCACCGGCCCCGCCGGCGCGCCCATGGGCGAGACGCTCCTGACCGAGCCAGCCGCAACCCTGCGCATCCTCACCATCGGTGAGTACGTCGAGGTCTACGCCGACGGCGTCTTCGTCCTGACCAGCCTGTGCTACTCGGGTCACCCCGCCGTCTGGACGGCGGTGGCGGAAGGACGTACCCGCGCCGTCCCCGTCCGCCCGGTCCGCCTGCCCGACCCCGACCGCGACGACGCCTCGGCCATCTGGCCCGGACCGGCATCGATCTGA
- a CDS encoding carbohydrate kinase family protein, with translation MSPRQITVLGECVADAFAEPANASNELALRVLPGGGPANTAVALARLDTPARFLARLSGDVFGRLFRAHLEASGVDLSYAVAAAEPSTLAVAELDATGQAAFSFHAQNTADWQWTPAELARVDLSETACVHTGSLALVREPGGAVVEEFLAAAAPRATISIDPNVRPLLVRPEVYRARLAHWCALADVLRLSEDDLELLLPGTPPEQACDIWHAAGVRLVVITLGADGALASLDGERLLVPAVATRVVDTVGAGDSFTAGLLHHLGARGLLGGRLADLGLDEVAEACRFGARVASLTCSVAGPNPPWRNQLAQLTTADGA, from the coding sequence ATGAGCCCGCGTCAGATCACCGTTCTGGGCGAGTGCGTCGCGGACGCCTTCGCCGAACCGGCAAACGCCTCGAACGAGCTCGCCCTGCGGGTGCTGCCTGGCGGCGGACCTGCGAATACGGCGGTGGCCCTGGCCCGGCTGGACACGCCGGCCCGCTTCCTCGCACGCCTGTCCGGTGATGTGTTCGGCCGCCTGTTCCGGGCCCACCTGGAGGCGTCCGGCGTCGACCTGTCGTACGCCGTCGCCGCCGCCGAGCCCAGCACGCTGGCCGTGGCGGAACTGGACGCCACCGGGCAGGCCGCGTTCTCGTTCCACGCGCAGAACACGGCCGACTGGCAGTGGACCCCGGCGGAACTGGCAAGGGTGGATCTGTCCGAAACGGCCTGTGTGCACACCGGGTCGCTGGCGCTGGTCCGCGAGCCCGGCGGGGCGGTGGTGGAGGAGTTCCTGGCGGCCGCTGCTCCGCGGGCCACCATCAGCATCGATCCCAACGTCCGGCCGCTGCTGGTGCGCCCCGAGGTCTACCGCGCCCGGCTGGCGCACTGGTGCGCTCTCGCCGACGTCCTGCGGCTGAGCGAGGACGACCTGGAACTCCTCCTGCCGGGCACTCCGCCCGAGCAGGCGTGCGACATCTGGCATGCGGCGGGGGTACGGCTCGTCGTGATCACGCTCGGCGCCGACGGCGCCCTGGCCTCGCTCGACGGCGAACGGCTGCTGGTGCCCGCGGTGGCCACGCGGGTCGTCGACACGGTCGGCGCGGGGGACTCCTTCACCGCCGGCCTGCTGCACCACCTCGGCGCCCGCGGACTCCTCGGTGGCCGGCTGGCCGATCTCGGTCTCGACGAGGTCGCGGAGGCCTGCCGGTTCGGCGCCCGGGTCGCGTCCCTGACCTGCTCGGTCGCCGGTCCCAATCCGCCGTGGCGGAACCAGTTGGCGCAGCTCACGACCGCCGACGGCGCCTGA
- a CDS encoding carbohydrate ABC transporter permease: protein MEPVDPAPAAPPDREQSPPMTAVKTARPTRSGPRSGPGNRPRNRDRLHGLLMSAPAVAGLVAFVGIPFGYAVVLSFYNVRLGSPMAPSFFGLEQYRRLFTDPDLSGPFLRALLNNLTFAVVVVPLQTGLALALAILLNRKLKAIGLFRSLFFMPVVFPMTLVAVIWRLILARSDQGLLNSALHAVSFGNWGAFDWLGDSATAMASVIVLSVWQGVGFQMVILLAGLQQIPGELYEAAELDRATPWQRFRHVTLPGIRGTLVFVAMLTSVLSFRVFDQVYVLIHGGGLDEDATRTVMYQAVTTAFDQNNIGQASAITVVFFLIVVALTLIQRRVVRPDNED from the coding sequence GTGGAACCAGTGGACCCCGCGCCCGCCGCGCCCCCCGACCGGGAGCAGAGCCCGCCCATGACCGCCGTGAAAACCGCCCGGCCGACACGTTCCGGCCCCAGAAGCGGGCCCGGCAACCGGCCCAGGAACCGCGACCGGCTGCACGGACTGCTGATGTCCGCCCCGGCCGTCGCCGGGCTCGTAGCCTTCGTCGGCATCCCGTTCGGCTACGCCGTCGTCCTCTCGTTCTACAACGTGCGCCTCGGCTCGCCCATGGCCCCCTCGTTCTTCGGCCTGGAGCAGTACCGGCGGCTGTTCACCGACCCGGACCTGTCGGGCCCGTTCCTGCGGGCACTGCTCAACAACCTGACGTTCGCCGTGGTCGTCGTACCCCTCCAGACGGGCCTGGCGCTGGCGCTGGCGATCCTGCTCAACCGCAAGCTCAAGGCCATCGGCCTGTTCCGGTCCCTGTTCTTCATGCCGGTCGTCTTCCCCATGACGCTGGTCGCCGTGATCTGGCGGCTCATCCTCGCCCGCAGCGACCAGGGTCTGCTCAACTCGGCGTTGCACGCGGTGAGTTTCGGCAACTGGGGCGCCTTCGACTGGCTCGGCGACTCCGCCACCGCCATGGCCTCGGTGATCGTGCTCTCGGTGTGGCAGGGCGTCGGCTTCCAGATGGTCATCCTGCTGGCCGGCCTCCAGCAGATCCCCGGCGAACTCTACGAGGCCGCCGAGCTCGACCGTGCCACGCCCTGGCAGCGGTTCCGGCACGTCACGCTGCCCGGCATCCGCGGCACGCTCGTCTTCGTCGCCATGCTCACCTCGGTGCTGTCCTTCCGGGTCTTCGACCAGGTGTACGTCCTCATCCACGGCGGCGGTCTCGACGAGGACGCCACCCGGACGGTCATGTACCAGGCCGTCACCACCGCCTTCGACCAGAACAACATCGGCCAGGCGTCCGCGATCACGGTCGTCTTCTTCCTGATCGTCGTCGCCCTGACCCTCATCCAGCGCCGCGTCGTCCGGCCCGACAACGAGGACTGA
- a CDS encoding putative quinol monooxygenase, which translates to MKKTLLAEFTAREGAQDEVARLIGDYALKVREEEGNLAFDVYTKAAAPRAFWIFEAYRDEDAFQAHLNAPYGGPFNAALVPLIEEDASVLTFLNPLATNP; encoded by the coding sequence GTGAAGAAAACCCTGCTCGCCGAGTTCACCGCCCGCGAGGGAGCACAGGACGAGGTCGCCCGTCTGATCGGCGACTACGCCCTGAAAGTGCGCGAGGAAGAAGGCAACCTCGCCTTCGACGTCTACACCAAGGCAGCCGCCCCGCGCGCCTTCTGGATCTTCGAGGCGTACCGGGACGAGGACGCCTTCCAGGCGCACCTGAACGCCCCGTACGGCGGCCCTTTCAACGCCGCCCTCGTTCCGCTGATCGAAGAGGACGCCTCCGTGCTGACGTTCCTGAACCCGCTGGCCACGAATCCGTAG